In one Streptomyces sp. T12 genomic region, the following are encoded:
- a CDS encoding ABC transporter permease, with the protein MSSLSLAVRDSTTMLRRNLLHARRYPSLTLNLLLSPVMLLLLFAYIFGDVMSAGIGDGGADRSEYLAYLVPGILMLTIGGTTIGSAVSVATDMTEGIIARFRTMAIHRGSVLIGHVVGSVLQCVMSVVLVGAVAVAIGFRATDATVLEWILAVGLLTLVSLALTWIAVGMGLSSPNAEAASNNAMPLMVLPLLSSAFVPVDAMPGWFQPIAEYQPFTPAIETLRGLLLGTEIGNNGWLAVAWCVGLAVLGYAWSKSLFNRDPK; encoded by the coding sequence ATGAGCTCCCTCTCCCTCGCCGTCCGCGACTCGACCACGATGCTGCGCCGCAACCTCCTGCACGCCCGGCGCTACCCGTCCCTCACCCTGAACCTGCTGCTCTCGCCGGTCATGCTGCTACTGCTCTTCGCCTACATCTTCGGCGACGTGATGAGCGCCGGCATCGGGGACGGCGGTGCCGACCGGTCCGAGTACCTCGCGTATCTCGTCCCGGGCATCCTGATGCTGACCATCGGCGGCACCACGATCGGCAGCGCGGTGTCCGTCGCCACGGATATGACCGAGGGCATCATCGCCCGCTTCCGCACGATGGCGATCCACCGCGGATCGGTACTCATCGGGCACGTCGTCGGCAGCGTGCTGCAGTGCGTGATGAGCGTGGTGCTCGTCGGGGCCGTCGCCGTGGCGATCGGGTTCCGGGCCACGGATGCCACCGTCCTGGAGTGGATCCTCGCAGTCGGGCTGCTGACGCTCGTCTCCCTGGCGCTCACCTGGATCGCGGTCGGGATGGGCCTGTCCAGCCCGAACGCCGAGGCGGCCAGCAACAACGCCATGCCGCTGATGGTCCTGCCGCTCCTCTCCAGCGCCTTCGTGCCGGTCGACGCGATGCCGGGCTGGTTCCAGCCGATCGCCGAGTACCAGCCCTTCACGCCCGCCATCGAAACCCTGCGCGGCCTGCTGCTCGGCACGGAAATCGGCAACAACGGATGGCTCGCCGTCGCCTGGTGCGTGGGGCTGGCCGTGCTCGGCTACGCCTGGTCCAAGTCGCTGTTCAACCGCGACCCGAAGTAG
- a CDS encoding ATP-binding cassette domain-containing protein, which yields MPTSSRRDGHPSPAAVSAIGLRKSYGDKSVLDGIDLRIPAGSVFALLGPNGAGKTTAVKILSTLIAADGGQAQVAGHDIATSPDGVRAAIGVTGQFSAVDGLITGEENMLLMADLHHLSKRAGRQVSAELLERFDLVEAAKKPASTYSGGMKRRLDIAMTLVGNPRIIFLDEPTTGLDPRSRHNMWQIIRELVSDGVTVFLTTQYLEEADELADRIAVLNDGKIAAEGTAEELKRLIPGGHVRLRFTDPVTYERAATALRGTTRDDEVLALQIPSDGTQRELRSLLDWLDAAGIEADELTVHTPDLDDVFFALTGSTDQPNQPKEAVR from the coding sequence ATGCCCACGTCCAGTCGAAGGGACGGCCACCCGTCGCCGGCCGCCGTCTCCGCCATCGGTCTGCGCAAGTCGTACGGCGACAAGAGCGTCCTCGACGGCATCGATCTGCGTATCCCGGCCGGGTCCGTGTTCGCGCTGCTCGGGCCGAACGGCGCCGGCAAGACCACCGCCGTGAAGATCCTGTCCACGCTCATCGCCGCCGACGGCGGGCAGGCCCAGGTCGCGGGCCACGACATCGCCACGTCACCGGACGGCGTGCGCGCCGCGATCGGTGTCACCGGGCAGTTCTCCGCCGTGGACGGGCTGATCACCGGCGAGGAGAACATGCTCCTCATGGCCGACCTGCACCACCTCTCCAAGCGTGCGGGACGGCAGGTCAGCGCCGAACTGCTGGAGCGCTTCGACCTCGTGGAGGCCGCGAAGAAGCCCGCCTCCACCTACTCCGGCGGCATGAAGCGCCGCCTCGACATCGCCATGACCCTGGTCGGCAACCCACGGATCATCTTCCTCGACGAGCCGACCACCGGCCTCGACCCACGCTCCCGGCACAACATGTGGCAGATCATCCGCGAGCTGGTCTCCGACGGCGTCACCGTCTTCCTCACCACGCAGTACCTGGAGGAGGCCGACGAACTCGCCGACCGCATCGCCGTACTCAACGACGGCAAGATCGCCGCCGAAGGCACCGCCGAAGAGCTCAAGCGACTCATCCCCGGCGGACACGTCCGCCTCCGCTTCACCGACCCGGTCACGTACGAACGGGCGGCCACCGCACTGCGCGGGACAACCCGCGACGACGAGGTGCTCGCCCTGCAGATACCCAGCGACGGAACCCAGCGCGAGTTGCGCTCCCTCCTCGACTGGCTGGACGCCGCCGGTATCGAGGCGGACGAGCTGACCGTGCACACCCCCGACCTCGACGACGTCTTCTTCGCCCTGACCGGCAGCACCGACCAGCCGAACCAGCCGAAGGAGGCTGTCCGATGA
- a CDS encoding DUF4097 family beta strand repeat-containing protein codes for MPSFDTPEPISVNAHVGAGSIRFTAADRLDTVVEVQPRDPKRDKDVRAAEQTEVTYASGVLTVRTKERRMIGPSGVTDVTVELPTGSRVEMTGSWAQLLGEGRLGEVRVKTSTGDVRLDTTGPLQLTVSHGSMTVDRVEGKAEITTSSGSVRVGLVDGPAVLKNSHGNTTVGTVTGELRMSGANGGIDIACAEASVIGTTTNASLRVAEVSSGDVQLETSNGSIEVGIRAGTAAWLDVSSNRGQVRNTLTASEAPEQTEGTVKVRARTNWGNIDVFRAKA; via the coding sequence ATGCCTTCTTTCGACACTCCCGAACCGATCTCGGTCAACGCCCACGTGGGCGCCGGTTCCATCCGGTTCACCGCGGCCGACCGCCTCGACACGGTCGTCGAGGTGCAGCCCCGCGACCCGAAGAGGGACAAGGACGTGCGGGCCGCCGAGCAGACCGAGGTCACCTACGCGAGCGGCGTCCTGACCGTCAGGACGAAGGAGCGACGCATGATCGGGCCCTCCGGCGTCACCGACGTGACGGTCGAACTGCCCACGGGATCACGCGTCGAAATGACCGGCTCCTGGGCCCAGTTGCTCGGCGAGGGCAGGCTCGGCGAGGTCCGGGTGAAGACCTCGACCGGTGACGTCCGCCTCGACACGACCGGACCGCTCCAGCTGACCGTCTCCCACGGCTCGATGACCGTCGACCGGGTCGAGGGCAAGGCCGAGATCACCACCAGCTCCGGCAGCGTGCGCGTCGGGCTCGTCGACGGCCCCGCCGTCCTGAAGAACTCGCACGGCAACACGACCGTCGGCACCGTGACCGGCGAGCTGCGGATGAGCGGCGCCAACGGCGGCATCGACATCGCGTGCGCCGAGGCATCGGTCATCGGCACCACGACCAACGCCTCCCTTCGCGTCGCCGAAGTCTCCAGCGGTGACGTCCAGTTGGAGACCTCCAACGGCTCCATCGAGGTCGGTATCCGCGCGGGCACGGCCGCCTGGCTCGACGTCAGCTCCAACCGCGGGCAGGTACGCAACACGCTCACCGCGTCCGAGGCCCCGGAGCAGACCGAGGGCACCGTCAAGGTCCGCGCACGGACCAACTGGGGCAACATCGACGTCTTCCGCGCCAAAGCCTGA
- a CDS encoding toxin-antitoxin system HicB family antitoxin has translation MDLTPYVDTLRRELAVAAEAGGEAARELAERLTAPLESATRLTMLNVLSAAMDEITRELAPGSVDVRLRGLDPDFVVTPPPTYGGAPGEPAAPVEPLKAQAPADGDEGGTARVNLRLPAHLKARAEEAASREGLSVNAWLVRAVSAAVDGGTQPRTTERTRTVGQSFTGWVR, from the coding sequence ATGGACCTCACCCCGTATGTCGACACCCTCCGCCGCGAACTCGCGGTGGCCGCCGAAGCCGGCGGGGAAGCTGCCCGCGAGCTGGCTGAGAGGCTCACCGCTCCCCTGGAGTCGGCGACCCGGCTGACCATGCTCAACGTGCTCTCCGCCGCGATGGACGAGATCACCCGCGAACTCGCCCCCGGCTCGGTCGACGTACGGCTGCGCGGGCTCGACCCCGACTTCGTGGTGACCCCGCCGCCCACCTACGGCGGCGCCCCGGGGGAGCCGGCCGCGCCCGTCGAACCGCTCAAGGCACAGGCGCCCGCCGACGGCGACGAGGGCGGCACCGCCCGCGTCAACCTGCGGCTGCCGGCCCACCTCAAGGCGCGCGCCGAGGAGGCCGCGAGCCGCGAGGGGCTGTCGGTCAACGCGTGGTTGGTGCGCGCCGTGTCGGCCGCGGTCGACGGCGGCACGCAGCCGCGTACGACGGAGAGGACCCGCACCGTCGGACAGAGCTTCACCGGCTGGGTGCGCTGA
- a CDS encoding ATP-binding protein, producing MSHVRPGRLKVYLGAAPGVGKTYRMLDEGRRRAARGADVVVGFAECHGRPHTQAMLDGLESVPRAPCTYRGGRFEEMDLAAVLARRPQVAIVDEFAHSNVPGGGRNARRRQDIETLLDAGIDVITTLNIQHLASLNDVVQKITGVPQHETVPDEVVRRAWQIELVDMEPEGLRRRMAHGNIYAPEKIDAALANYLRPGNLTALRQLALLWVADRVDEALQEYRSQHGIGGVWETRERVVVALTGGPEGDTLVRRAARIADRSAGGDLLAVHVARSDGLAAGVSHASLARQRRLVEDLGGSYHSVVGDDVATALVEFARAENGTQLVLGTSRRGRLARFLTGPGTGETVTELSGDIDVHRVTHERAGRGTLLPSRRRTLSTARLIAGPVAGLVLPVLLTAVLAQLRGTLNLTSEALLFLLTVVGVACIGGVASAVIASVTASLLLNYWFVPPIGRFTLDDPNTLLALAVFAVVAATVAAVVDRSLRLSRRSARATAEAETMSSLAGSIVRGEATIPALLERTRETFGMESADLVDEPPDAAGVTAVPAGPGACLALRGRTLSSSERRVLAAFAAHVGSAVERARLAEAAAEVEPVKAADRLRTALLRAVGHDLRTPLAAGWAAVTSLRSRDVDFSAEDRDELLATADESMAKLNRLVENLLDLSRLEAGALTLNLRATSLEEVLPMALTDIPGVDVADVEEIPAVLADPPLLERVIANLVGNAARHTPPGKKVLVTASALAGRVELRVVDRGPGLPADGRERLFEPFQRLGDTDNTTGLGLGLALARGLTDAMNGTLTPEDTPGGGLTMVVSLPFAAETVSAVPTERSVGST from the coding sequence ATGAGTCACGTACGGCCCGGACGACTGAAGGTCTACCTCGGGGCGGCTCCGGGGGTCGGCAAGACCTACCGGATGCTCGACGAGGGGCGGCGCCGCGCCGCGCGCGGGGCGGATGTGGTGGTGGGGTTCGCGGAGTGCCACGGACGCCCCCACACGCAGGCGATGCTCGACGGCCTGGAGAGCGTCCCCCGCGCGCCCTGCACCTACCGCGGCGGACGCTTCGAGGAGATGGACCTGGCCGCGGTCCTCGCCCGTCGGCCGCAGGTCGCGATCGTCGACGAGTTCGCCCACAGCAACGTCCCCGGCGGCGGCCGCAACGCCAGGCGCCGGCAGGACATCGAGACCCTCCTCGACGCCGGTATCGACGTGATCACCACGCTGAACATCCAGCACCTGGCGTCCCTCAACGACGTGGTCCAGAAGATCACCGGCGTGCCCCAGCACGAGACCGTGCCCGACGAGGTCGTACGACGCGCCTGGCAGATCGAGCTGGTGGACATGGAGCCCGAGGGGCTGCGCCGACGGATGGCACACGGCAACATCTACGCCCCCGAGAAGATCGACGCGGCCCTCGCCAACTACTTACGGCCGGGCAACCTGACCGCACTGCGCCAGCTGGCGCTGCTCTGGGTGGCCGACCGGGTCGACGAGGCGCTGCAGGAGTACCGCTCGCAGCACGGCATCGGCGGGGTGTGGGAGACCCGGGAGCGGGTGGTCGTCGCCCTGACGGGCGGGCCGGAGGGGGACACGCTCGTCCGGCGGGCCGCCCGGATTGCCGACCGTTCGGCCGGTGGCGATCTGCTCGCCGTGCACGTGGCTCGCAGCGACGGTCTCGCCGCCGGGGTCTCGCACGCCTCGCTCGCCCGGCAGCGCAGGCTCGTGGAGGACCTCGGCGGCAGCTACCACTCGGTCGTCGGCGACGACGTGGCCACCGCACTGGTGGAGTTCGCCCGGGCCGAGAACGGCACGCAACTCGTGCTGGGCACGAGCCGCCGCGGCCGGCTGGCCCGGTTCCTGACCGGGCCCGGCACGGGGGAGACCGTGACCGAGCTGTCCGGCGACATCGACGTGCACCGGGTCACCCACGAGCGGGCCGGGCGCGGCACGCTCCTGCCGTCGAGACGCCGCACGCTGTCGACGGCCCGACTGATCGCCGGTCCGGTGGCCGGGCTGGTGCTGCCCGTGCTGCTGACAGCCGTCCTCGCCCAGCTGCGGGGCACGCTGAACCTGACCAGCGAGGCCCTGCTGTTCCTGCTCACGGTGGTGGGCGTGGCCTGCATAGGCGGGGTCGCCTCGGCGGTGATCGCGTCGGTGACGGCGTCGCTGCTGCTGAACTACTGGTTCGTCCCGCCGATCGGCCGGTTCACACTGGATGACCCGAACACCCTGCTGGCGCTGGCGGTGTTCGCTGTCGTGGCGGCCACCGTGGCCGCGGTCGTGGACCGGTCCCTGCGGCTGTCGCGGCGCTCCGCCCGGGCGACGGCCGAGGCGGAGACCATGTCGTCCCTGGCCGGCAGCATCGTGCGCGGTGAAGCGACCATCCCGGCCCTGCTGGAGCGGACGCGCGAGACCTTCGGCATGGAGTCGGCGGACCTGGTGGACGAGCCGCCCGACGCGGCCGGGGTGACGGCCGTTCCGGCGGGCCCCGGCGCCTGCCTCGCGCTACGGGGCCGCACCCTGTCGTCGTCCGAGCGACGGGTACTGGCCGCCTTCGCCGCCCACGTCGGCTCCGCGGTCGAGCGCGCCCGGCTCGCCGAGGCGGCGGCCGAGGTGGAGCCGGTGAAAGCCGCCGACCGGCTGCGCACAGCCCTGCTGCGAGCCGTCGGCCACGACCTGCGCACGCCGCTCGCCGCCGGATGGGCCGCGGTCACGTCCCTGCGCAGCCGCGACGTCGACTTCTCCGCGGAGGACCGGGACGAACTCCTCGCCACCGCCGACGAGTCCATGGCCAAGCTCAACCGCCTGGTGGAGAACCTCCTCGACCTCAGCCGACTGGAGGCGGGCGCCCTCACCCTGAACCTGCGGGCCACCTCCCTGGAAGAGGTGCTGCCCATGGCGCTGACGGACATCCCGGGCGTGGACGTGGCGGACGTGGAGGAGATCCCGGCGGTGCTGGCCGACCCCCCGCTGCTGGAACGGGTCATCGCCAACCTGGTCGGCAACGCCGCCCGTCACACCCCGCCCGGAAAGAAGGTGCTGGTCACCGCCAGCGCCCTGGCGGGTCGGGTGGAGCTGCGCGTCGTGGACCGCGGTCCTGGTCTGCCCGCCGACGGCCGCGAACGGCTCTTCGAGCCCTTCCAACGGCTCGGCGACACCGACAACACCACCGGCCTCGGTCTCGGCCTGGCTCTCGCCCGGGGCCTGACCGACGCCATGAACGGCACCCTCACCCCCGAGGACACCCCCGGCGGCGGCCTCACGATGGTCGTGTCGCTGCCGTTCGCCGCAGAAACCGTGAGTGCCGTACCGACCGAGCGGAGCGTAGGAAGCACCTGA
- a CDS encoding APC family permease, protein MSVLTTEPDAVPTDEEPPDTGERHRLTAVTGLAALSLDAMASVAYGPEAIVLVLAAAGAHGLGFTLPVTLAIAALLAVLVASYRQVIAAFPDGGGSYAVAKTHLGARTSLVAAASLVLDYVLNVAVAVTAGVAALTSAFPALYADRLWLCLAVLALITGVNLRGIVESAKAFIVPTVVFVGSIFVLIAVGLFRSEPVSTATAAGHASVLADNATSVGALLLLKAFASGCAALTGVEALANAVPSFRVPRVKRAQRAEVALGAVLGLMLIGLSVLIGRFHLQPVEGVTVLAQLADASLGHNWAFYVIQFATMILLALSANTSFGGLPVLLKLLARDNYAPHVFALKADRQVHRHGVLALAVVSAALLVFSGGDTNTLVPMFAIGVFVGFTLAQVGMVRHWRLERHRSRGWCGKALLNGFGALLTAVATVVVTATKFEEGAWLIVIALPLLVAAFETVHRAYDRIGERLGLGRIPEPPHRERSLVIVPVSSLSRLTSEALTAAASLGDEVRAVTVCYPDPEDRAQLHALERSWAQWNPGVPLVRLSCARRSLGRPIAAYVREVASAEPGTRVTVLIPEAEPERLWQRLLQNQRGAVVAHAVRRETDAVICRLRFRLL, encoded by the coding sequence ATGTCCGTCCTGACCACCGAGCCGGATGCCGTCCCCACCGACGAGGAGCCGCCTGATACCGGCGAACGCCACCGGCTGACCGCCGTCACCGGCCTGGCCGCGCTGTCGCTGGACGCGATGGCGTCGGTGGCGTACGGCCCCGAGGCGATCGTCCTCGTCCTGGCCGCCGCGGGTGCCCACGGCCTGGGCTTCACGCTGCCGGTCACGCTGGCCATCGCCGCCCTCCTCGCGGTGCTGGTGGCGTCGTACCGGCAGGTCATCGCGGCCTTCCCGGACGGCGGCGGCTCCTACGCGGTCGCGAAGACCCACCTGGGCGCGCGCACGAGTCTGGTGGCGGCGGCCTCGCTGGTGCTGGACTACGTCCTCAACGTCGCCGTGGCCGTCACGGCGGGCGTGGCGGCGCTGACCTCCGCCTTCCCGGCCCTCTACGCCGACCGGCTGTGGCTCTGCCTGGCGGTGCTCGCCCTGATCACGGGCGTCAACCTGCGCGGGATCGTGGAGTCCGCCAAGGCGTTCATCGTGCCGACGGTCGTCTTCGTCGGCTCGATCTTCGTGCTCATCGCCGTCGGTCTGTTCCGGTCCGAGCCGGTGAGCACCGCGACAGCGGCGGGCCACGCCTCCGTGCTCGCCGACAACGCCACCAGCGTGGGCGCGTTGCTGCTGCTGAAAGCTTTCGCCTCCGGCTGTGCCGCGCTGACGGGCGTGGAGGCCCTCGCCAACGCCGTGCCCTCCTTCCGCGTCCCGCGCGTCAAGCGGGCCCAGCGCGCCGAGGTCGCCCTCGGCGCCGTCCTCGGCCTGATGCTCATCGGTCTGTCGGTGCTGATCGGCCGCTTCCACCTCCAGCCGGTCGAGGGCGTCACGGTCCTCGCTCAGCTGGCGGACGCCTCGCTCGGCCACAACTGGGCTTTCTATGTCATCCAGTTCGCGACGATGATCCTGCTGGCGCTCTCCGCCAACACGTCCTTCGGCGGGCTGCCGGTGCTGCTGAAGCTGCTCGCCCGGGACAACTACGCCCCGCACGTCTTCGCTCTGAAGGCCGACCGCCAGGTCCACCGGCACGGCGTCCTCGCCCTGGCCGTCGTCTCCGCCGCGCTGCTGGTCTTCTCCGGCGGCGACACCAACACCCTGGTCCCGATGTTCGCCATCGGTGTCTTCGTCGGCTTCACCCTCGCCCAGGTGGGCATGGTCCGGCACTGGCGCCTGGAACGGCATCGCAGCCGAGGCTGGTGTGGCAAGGCGCTGCTCAACGGCTTCGGCGCGCTGCTCACCGCTGTCGCGACCGTCGTCGTCACGGCGACCAAGTTCGAGGAGGGCGCCTGGCTGATCGTGATCGCCCTGCCGCTGCTCGTGGCCGCCTTCGAGACCGTGCACCGCGCCTACGACCGGATAGGGGAGCGGCTCGGTCTCGGCCGCATACCGGAGCCCCCGCACCGCGAGCGCTCCCTGGTGATCGTCCCCGTCTCGTCCCTGTCCAGGTTGACGTCGGAGGCGCTCACGGCGGCCGCCTCCCTCGGTGACGAAGTCCGCGCGGTGACCGTGTGCTACCCGGACCCCGAAGACCGGGCGCAGTTGCACGCCCTGGAGCGCTCCTGGGCGCAATGGAACCCCGGTGTGCCGCTGGTCCGGCTGTCCTGCGCGCGGCGCAGTCTGGGCCGCCCGATCGCCGCGTACGTCCGTGAGGTGGCCTCCGCCGAGCCGGGCACCCGCGTCACCGTACTGATCCCGGAGGCCGAGCCGGAGCGGCTGTGGCAGCGGCTGCTGCAGAACCAGCGGGGTGCCGTCGTCGCGCATGCCGTACGGCGCGAGACGGACGCGGTGATCTGCCGGCTCCGCTTCCGGCTGCTGTGA
- the kdpF gene encoding K(+)-transporting ATPase subunit F: MTAENIVGLLVAVALLGYLVLALIFPERF, translated from the coding sequence GTGACCGCCGAGAACATAGTCGGCCTGCTCGTGGCCGTCGCCCTGCTGGGCTATCTCGTCCTCGCCCTGATCTTCCCGGAGAGGTTCTGA
- the kdpA gene encoding potassium-transporting ATPase subunit KdpA: MGPVLAGVLQLLALIGALALAYVPVGTYMAKVYSSDKHWRVEKWTYKAIGANPDAEMTWPAYLRGVLAFSAVSVLFLYLLQRLQGVLPGSLGFSSVNPAQSFNTAVSFVTNTNWQSYYGEQTMGHVVQTAGLAVQNFVSAAVGIAVAVALVRGFARSRTGELGNFWADLVRGVLRILVPGAAIAAVVLVACGAIQNFSGIHEVGQFMGGSQQWNGGAVASTEAIKELGTNGGGIFNANSAHPFENPTPFTNLFEIFLILVIPFSLTRTFGVMVGSVKQGYAILATMFTIWLGFVALMMWTEFAHHGPALQAAGGAYEGKEVRFGVGSSSIFAVSTTLTSTGAVDSFHSSFTGLGGGITLLGMMLGEIAPGGTGSGLYGMLIMAVIAVFIAGLMVGRTPEYLGKKIGTREIKLAACYILITPALVLVFTAASMALPTPPDSMLNSGAHGFSEVLYAFTSASNNNGSAFAGLNANTDWFNTMTGLAMLLGRFLPMVFVLALAGSLAEQTPVPATAGTLRTEKPLFTGLLVGAILIITGLTYFPALALGPLAEGLA, from the coding sequence ATGGGTCCCGTACTCGCAGGTGTGCTCCAACTGCTCGCCCTCATAGGCGCACTGGCGCTCGCCTACGTCCCCGTCGGCACCTACATGGCCAAGGTCTACTCCTCCGACAAGCACTGGCGTGTCGAGAAGTGGACCTACAAGGCCATCGGTGCCAACCCCGACGCCGAGATGACCTGGCCCGCTTACCTGCGCGGTGTCCTCGCCTTCTCGGCCGTCAGCGTCCTCTTCCTCTACCTGCTGCAGCGGCTCCAGGGCGTCCTGCCCGGCTCGCTCGGCTTCTCCTCGGTCAACCCGGCGCAGTCGTTCAACACGGCCGTGTCCTTCGTGACCAACACCAACTGGCAGTCGTACTACGGCGAACAGACCATGGGGCACGTCGTGCAGACCGCCGGTCTCGCCGTGCAGAACTTCGTCTCCGCGGCCGTCGGTATCGCCGTCGCCGTGGCCCTCGTACGTGGCTTCGCGCGCTCGCGCACCGGTGAGCTCGGCAACTTCTGGGCCGACCTGGTGCGCGGCGTTCTGCGGATCCTGGTGCCGGGGGCGGCGATCGCAGCCGTGGTGCTGGTGGCGTGTGGTGCGATCCAGAACTTCTCCGGCATCCACGAGGTCGGACAGTTCATGGGCGGGTCGCAGCAGTGGAACGGCGGTGCGGTCGCCTCCACCGAGGCCATCAAGGAGCTGGGCACCAACGGCGGAGGCATCTTCAACGCCAACTCCGCCCACCCCTTCGAGAACCCCACCCCGTTCACGAACCTCTTCGAGATCTTCCTGATCCTCGTCATCCCGTTCTCGCTGACCCGCACCTTCGGCGTGATGGTCGGCTCGGTGAAGCAGGGGTACGCGATCCTCGCGACGATGTTCACCATCTGGCTGGGCTTCGTGGCCCTGATGATGTGGACGGAGTTCGCGCACCACGGGCCGGCGCTCCAGGCCGCGGGCGGGGCGTACGAGGGCAAGGAGGTCCGCTTCGGTGTCGGCTCGTCGTCGATCTTCGCGGTGTCCACGACGCTGACGTCGACCGGTGCGGTGGACTCCTTCCACTCCTCCTTCACCGGCCTCGGCGGCGGCATCACCCTGCTCGGCATGATGCTGGGCGAGATCGCGCCCGGCGGTACCGGCTCCGGCCTCTACGGCATGCTGATCATGGCCGTGATCGCGGTCTTCATCGCCGGTCTGATGGTCGGCCGTACGCCCGAGTACCTGGGCAAGAAGATCGGCACCCGTGAGATCAAGCTGGCGGCCTGCTACATCCTGATCACCCCGGCGCTGGTGCTCGTCTTCACGGCGGCCTCGATGGCGCTGCCGACCCCGCCGGATTCGATGCTCAACTCCGGTGCGCACGGCTTCTCGGAAGTCCTGTACGCGTTCACCTCGGCGTCGAACAACAACGGTTCGGCCTTCGCCGGCCTGAACGCGAACACGGACTGGTTCAACACCATGACCGGACTCGCGATGCTGCTGGGCCGCTTCCTGCCGATGGTGTTCGTGCTGGCGCTGGCGGGGTCGCTCGCCGAGCAGACGCCGGTCCCGGCCACCGCGGGCACACTGCGCACCGAGAAGCCGCTGTTCACCGGCCTGCTGGTGGGCGCGATCCTGATCATCACCGGTCTGACGTACTTCCCGGCCCTCGCGCTCGGGCCGCTGGCCGAGGGGCTGGCGTGA